From Phragmites australis chromosome 5, lpPhrAust1.1, whole genome shotgun sequence, a single genomic window includes:
- the LOC133918844 gene encoding aspartic proteinase nepenthesin-2-like, with protein sequence MAQLAMRSLLLFLLLLSPFVVSAGVVKLNSSSPLFGIELPPFNTAVADTGCDSKLVAAEEVEDEPKQPARMSPSLKLYMSHRAAADAAVGRTRKDSFLESAKKDAVRIETIHRRAALAGGDRSPASSPRRALLERLVATVESGVAVGSGEHLMEVYVGTPPRRFPMIMDTGSDLNWLQCAPCRACFEQRGPVFDPAASSSYRNVTCGDQRCGLVAPPEAPRACRRPGKDPCPYYYWYGDQSNTTGDLALESFTVNLTAPGVSRRVDGVVFGCGHWNRGLFHGAAGLLGLGRGPLSFASQLRAVYGHAFSYCLVDHGSDATSKIVFGEDTALLAHPQLSYTAFAPPAAGTSADTFYYVKLKGVLVGGETLNITSDTWDVAKDGSGGTIIDSGTTLSYFAQPAYQVIRQAFIDRMSKVYPLIPDFPVLSPCYNVSGVERPEVPEFSLLFADGAVWDFQAENYFIQLPDGIMCLAVLGTPRSAMSIIGNFQQQNFHVLYDLQNNRLGFAPRRCAEV encoded by the coding sequence ATGGCACAGCTCGCGATGCGGTCGCTGCTCCTCTTCTTGCTCCTGCTCTCTCCGTTTGTTGTTTCAGCTGGTGTTGTGAAGCTTAACTCGTCGTCGCCCCTGTTTGGCATCGAGTTGCCGCCGTTCAACACTGCCGTCGCCGACACCGGCTGCGACAGCAAGCTGGTGGCAGccgaggaggtggaggacgaGCCGAAACAGCCGGCGAGGATGTCCCCGTCGCTAAAACTGTACATGAGCCACCGCGCGGCCGCCGACGCTGCGGTGGGCAGGACAAGGAAAGATTCGTTCTTGGAGTCGGCAAAGAAGGACGCCGTCCGCATCGAGACGATACACCGGAGGGCGGCGCTTGCCGGCGGGGACCGGTCGCCTGCTTCGTCGCCGAGGCGGGCGTTGTTGGAGCGGCTGGTGGCGACGGTGGAGTCCGGCGTCGCAGTCGGGTCCGGTGAGCACCTGATGGAAGTCTACGTCGGCACGCCGCCGCGGCGGTTCCCGATGATCATGGACACTGGCAGCGACCTCAACTGGCTGCAGTGCGCGCCCTGCCGCGCCTGTTTCGAGCAGCGCGGCCCAGTCTTCgaccccgccgcctcctcctcctaccgCAACGTCACCTGCGGCGACCAGCGCTGCGGCCTCGTCGCGCCGCCGGAGGCGCCCAGGGCGTGCCGCCGCCCCGGGAAGGACCCCTGCCCATACTACTACTGGTACGGCGACCAGTCCAACACCACCGGCGACCTGGCGCTCGAGTCCTTCACCGTCAACCTCACCGCGCCGGGCGTGTCCCGCCGCGTGGACGGCGTCGTGTTCGGGTGCGGCCACTGGAACCGCGGCCTCTTCCACGGCGCCGCGGGGCTGCTCGGCCTCGGGCGCGGGCCCCTCTCGTTCGCGTCCCAGCTGCGCGCCGTGTACGGGCACGCCTTCTCCTACTGCCTCGTTGACCACGGCAGCGACGCCACCAGCAAGATCGTATTCGGGGAGGACACCGCGCTGCTCGCGCACCCGCAGCTCAGCTACACGGCGTTCGCGCCTCCCGCGGCGGGCACCTCGGCGGACACATTCTACTACGTCAAGCTCAAGGGCGTGCTCGTCggcggcgagacgctgaacatCACGTCGGACACATGGGACGTGGCCAAGGACGGGTCCGGCGGCACCATCATCGACTCCGGCACGACGCTGAGCTACTTCGCGCAGCCGGCGTACCAGGTGATCCGGCAGGCGTTCATCGACCGCATGAGCAAGGTGTACCCTCTCATCCCCGACTTCCCGGTGCTGAGCCCCTGCTACAATGTGTCCGGGGTGGAGAGGCCGGAGGTGCCGGAGTTCTCGCTGCTGTTCGCCGACGGCGCCGTGTGGGACTTCCAGGCGGAGAACTACTTCATCCAGCTCCCGGACGGCATCATGTGCCTCGCCGTCCTGGGCACGCCGCGCTCCGCCATGTCCATCATCGGCAACTTCCAGCAGCAGAACTTCCACGTCCTGTATGACCTGCAGAACAACCGGCTCGGCTTCGCGCCGCGGCGGTGCGCCGAGGTATAG